A stretch of Prinia subflava isolate CZ2003 ecotype Zambia chromosome 14, Cam_Psub_1.2, whole genome shotgun sequence DNA encodes these proteins:
- the USP19 gene encoding ubiquitin carboxyl-terminal hydrolase 19 isoform X5 produces the protein MSSSTNVPGQRRVSRGLDDATNKKKQKDRANQESKEVSRPELEQAETAQEKDSEEELLLDWKQNADEIIIKLNLGSGALKVEDVRADFTDTDCVVRLPDGRQWSCQFYEEIEGSCSKIQCKKGNFLQLVLQKKIPLHHWSSLLKKRKDGSKELAKGTACWENGKEKAASIELTPEEPRAEGTEPPRSRREPSNPKRAPGRSEALGGKSPASPGTQSGPSAKRAVYLKVAPTEEEPNARVTGNTEPGKGHSGRASSRRNGRANQVDAPAALADLALPFEKAVVLAKETVPVEMPPLAATTEVFPHRVAACVEKRVLQPGSPTEALRSRDCLPILGESSKAIPVATPPMGRDGEKRDWSKEDVALEAAADEPEPFVSLTFVKNDSYEKGNDLVVVHVYVKEIHKETSKVLFREQDFTLVFQTSDTNFLRLHPGCGPHTVFRWQVKLRNLIEPDQCTYNFTVSRIDVCLKKRQSQRWGGLEAPATRVGGAKVAMPTGPTPLDKNPPGSNQHPLSSKEEARTSDKEKPRVEDGALDGVAAHTPPEHLAVKQEPHIPSPKPTCMVPPMTHSPVSAESVEDDEDEDEKKKVCLPGFTGLVNLGNTCFMNSVIQSLSNTRELRDYFHDRSFESEINYNNPLGTGGRLAIGFAMLLRALWKGTHHAFQPSKLKAIVASKASQFTGYAQHDAQEFMAFLLDGLHEDLNRIQNKPYTETVDSDGRPDEVVAEEAWQRHKMRNDSFIVDLFQGQYKSKLVCPVCSKVSITFDPFLYLPVPLPQKQKVLTVYYFAKEPHKKPIKFLVSISKENSSAMEVLDSVAHSVRVKPENLRLAEVIKNHFHRIFLPSNSLDTVSPTDLLLCFEVLSPELAKERVVELQVQQRPQVPSGPVAKCAACQKKQLPEDEKLKRCTRCYRVGYCNVTCQKTHWPDHKASCRPENIGFPFLISVPESRLTYARLAQLLEGYARYSVSVFQPPFQLGRMSPEQGLQPLHSDKLEPLAKSSCAAATSAPELGDGDRVSSLLQEPPLSPAVPELQPEMGDTTPVRSKVLTARSSLLSLDSGFSEHMESQGDSCCEKEPSYERALKPEAAIPGYQHTPDSLSARATQFYINKIDAANREQKLEDKGDTPLDLTDDCSLALVWKNNERLKEFVLVESKELECVEDPGSASEAARAGHFTLEQCLNLFTKPEVLAPEEAWYCPKCKQHREASKQLMLWRLPNVLIIQLKRFSFRSFIWRDKINDMVDFPVRSLDLSKFCIGRKGEQQLPMYDLYAVINHYGGMIGGHYTAYARLPNDKNSQRSDAGWRLFDDSTVTTVDESQVVTRYAYVLFYRRRNSPVERPLPGHPSDHRAERTPSAEAAASQGLPPVPFGSGLPPEGAPPLAAEGLPERFTSPAERPAPSYSSMEEVD, from the exons ATGTCCAGCAGCACAAATGTCCCTGGCCAGAGGAGAGTGTCTCGGGGCTTGGATGATGCCACCAAcaagaagaagcagaaggatCGAGCCAATCAGGAAAGCAAGGAAG TGTCTCGCCCTGAGCTTGAGCAGGCTGAGACTGCCCAGGAGAAGGACTCAGAGGAGG agctgctgctggactggAAGCAGAATGCCGATGAGATCATTATCAAGCTGAACTTGGGCAGTGGAGCTCTCAAGGTGGAGGATGTACGTGCTGATTTCACTGACACGGACTGTGTGGTCAGACTACCAG ACGGGCGCCAGTGGAGCTGTCAGTTCTATGAGGAGATTGAGGGCTCCTGCAGCAAGATCCAGTGCAAGAAGGGCAACTTTCTACAGCTTGTGCTTCAGAAGAAGATCCCACTCCATCACTGGTCTTCGCTTCTG aagaaaaggaaagacgGATCCAAAGAACTGGCCAAAGGGACTGCATGCTGGGAGAACGGGAAGGAGAAGGCTGCTTCTATAGAACTGACCCCTGAAGAGCCAAGGGCTGAAGGCACAGAGCCACCAAGATCCCGGCGAGAGCCCTCCAACCCCAAGCGTGCCCCAGGACGAAGTGAGGCCCTGGGAGGGAaaagcccagccagcccaggaacACAGAGTGGCCCCAGCGCCAAACGGGCAGTATACCTCAAAGTGGCTCCCACTGAAGAGGAGCCGAACGCCAGAGTCACCGGGAACACGGAGCCTGGCAAAGGGCACAGCGGGAGGGCCAGCAGCCGCCGCAACGGCAGAGCCAACCAGGTCGATGCGCCTGCGGCCCTTGCAGACCTCGCGCTGCCATTCGAGAAG GCTGTGGTTTTGGCCAAAGAGACTGTTCCCGTGGAGATGCCACCCCTTGCAGCTACCACAGAGGTGTTTCCCCACCGTGTTGCTGCCTGTGTTGAGAAGAGagtcctgcagccaggcagccctACTGAGGCCTTGCGGAGCCGGGACTGCCTGCCTATCCTGGGAGAGAGCTCTAAGGCCATCCCAGTGGCCACCCCTCCCATGGGCAGAGATGGTGAGAAGAGGGACTGGTCCAAGGAAGATGTGGCTCTGGAAGCCGCAGCTGATG AGCCAGAGCCTTTTGTAAGCCTGACCTTTGTCAAGAATGACTCGTATGAGAAGGGCAATGATCTGGTAGTGGTGCATGTCTATGTGAAGGAGATCCACAAGGAGACATCCAAGGTGTTGTTCCGGGAGCAAGACTTCACACTAGTGTTCCAGACAAG TGATACAAACTTCCTTCGTCTCCATCCTGGCTGTGGGCCCCACACAGTGTTCCGGTGGCAGGTGAAGCTCAG GAACCTTATTGAGCCGGACCAGTGCACATACAACTTCACGGTGTCTCGCATTGATGTCTGCCTGAAGAAACGCCAGAGCCAGCGCTGGGGGGGGCTGGAGGCTCCAGCCACACGAG TGGGTGGTGCAAAGGTTGCCATGCCTACAGGCCCTACCCCTCTGGATAAGAACCCTCCGGGCAGTAACCAGCACCCCCTCTCCAGCAAGGAAGAGGCCCGAACCAGTGACAAAGAGAAGCCGCGTGTGGAAGATGGGGCTCTGGATGGCGTGGCAGCCCATACGCCCCCAGAGCACTTGGCAGTGAAGCAAGAGCCACACATTCCTTCG CCCAAACCAACATGTATGGTGCCACCTATGACACACAGCCCGGTGAGTGCTGAGAGCGTGGAGGAcgatgaggatgaggatgagaaGAAGAAGGTCTGCCTGCCTGGCTTCACGGGGCTAGTGAACCTGGGCAACACCTGCTTCATGAACAGTGTCATCCAGTCCTTGTCGAACACCAGGGAGCTGCGTGACTATTTCCATG ATCGATCCTTTGAGTCTGAAATCAACTATAACAACCCGCTGGGGACGGGTGGACGCCTGGCCATTGGCTTTGCCATGCTGCTCAGAGCACTATGGAAGGGCACACACCATGCCTTCCAGCCCTCTAAACTGAAG GCAATTGTGGCCAGCAAGGCCAGCCAGTTCACTGGCTATGCCCAGCATGATGCTCAGGAGTTCATGGCCTTCCTGCTTGATGGCCTGCATGAGGACCTCAACCGCATCCAGAACAAGCCCTACACAGAGACTGTTGACTCGGATGGGAGGCCTGATGAG GTGGTAGCTGAGGAAGCTTGGCAGCGACACAAGATGAGGAACGACTCATTCATAGTAGACCTCTTCCAGGGCCAGTACAAATCCAAGCTTGTGTGCCCAGTGTGCTCCAAG GTGTCTATTACCTTTGACCCCTTCCTGTACCTCCCCGTGCCGCTCCCACAGAAGCAAAAGGTGCTGACTGTCTACTACTTTGCAAAGGAGCCACACAAGAAACCCATCAAG TTCCTCGTGAGTATCAGCAAGGAGAACTCCAGTGCCATGGAAGTACTTGACTCAGTGGCCCACAGCGTGCGCGTGAAACCAGAGAACCTGCGCCTGGCAGAG GTGATCAAGAATCACTTCCACCGCATATTCCTGCCATCTAACTCACTAGACACAGTCTCGCCAACGGacctgctgctttgctttgaggtgctgtccccagagctggccAAGGAGCGTGTGGTGGAGCTTCAAGTCCAGCAG CGTCCGCAGGTGCCCAGCGGCCCTGTCGCCAAGTGTGCGGCCTGCCAGAAGAAGCAGCTGCCAGAGGATGAGAAACTCAAGCGCTGCACGAGGTGCTATCGCGTCGGTTACTGCAATGT GACATGTCAGAAAACACACTGGCCAGACCACAAGGCTTCGTGCCGTCCCGAGAACATCGGTTTCCCCTTCCTCATCAGTGTGCCCGAGTCCCGCCTCACCTACGCCCGCCtggcccagctgctggagggctATGCAAG GTACTCAGTCAGCGTGTTCCAGCCTCCATTCCAGTTGGGCCGGATGTCGCCGGAGCAGGGactgcagcctctgcactcaGACAAGCTGGAGCCCCTGGccaagagcagctgtgcagcagccacctctgcccctgagctgggagatggggacagggtttccagcctcctgcaggagcccccGCTCTCACCAGCTGTGCCTGAACTGCAGCCAGAGATGGGGGATACTACCCCTGTCCGGAGCAAGGTCCTGACAGCCAGGAGTTCCCTGCTGAGCTTGGATTCTGGGTTCTCTGAGCACATGGAGTCTCAGGGTGACAGCTGTTGTGAGAAGGAGCCGTCCTATGAAAGAGCCCTCAAGCCAGAAG CTGCCATCCCTGGGTACCAACACACTCCAGACTCACTGAGCGCCCGCGCCACACAGTTCTACATCAATAAGATTGACGCTGCCAACCGAGAGCAGAAGCTGGAAGATAAAG GTGACACGCCCCTGGATCTGACAGATGACTGCTCCCTTGCCCTGGTGTGGAAGAACAATGAGCGCCTCAAGGAATTCGTCTTGGTAGAATCCAAGGAGTTGGAGTGTGTGGAGGATCCAGGCTCAGCCAGTGAAGCAGCCCGGGCCGGCCACTTCACCCTGGAGCAGTGCCTCAATCTCTTCACAAAGCCTGAAGTCCTGGCCCCGGAGGAAGCGTG GTACTGCCCCAAATGCAAGCAGCACCGCGAGGCTTCCAAGCAGCTGATGCTGTGGCGGCTTCCCAACGTCCTCATTATCCAGCTCAAGCGCTTCTCCTTCCGCAGCTTTATTTGGAGGGACAAGATCAATGACATGGTGGACTTCCCCGTCCG GAGCCTGGACCTGAGCAAGTTCTGCATTGGTCGGAAGGGCGAGCAGCAGCTGCCAATGTATGACCTGTATGCTGTGATCAACCACTATGGAGGCATGATTGGAGGGCACTACACAGCGTACGCCCGCCTGCCCAATGACAAGAACAGCCAGCGCAGCGACGCGG gCTGGCGGCTCTTCGATGACAGCACAGTCACCACCGTGGATGAGAGCCAGGTGGTGACCAGATACGCGTATGTCCTCTTCTACCGCCGGAGGAACTCTCCTGTGGAGAGGCCCCTGCCAGGGCATCCCTCAGACCACCGCGCCGAGCGCACCCCCTCTGCCgaagctgctgccagccag GGACTGCCCCCGGTGCCGTTCGGATCCGGCCTGCCCCCCGAAGGAGCCCCGCCGCTGGCTGCGGAAGGCCTCCCTGAGCGTTTCACCAGCCCCGCTGAGCGCCCAGCCCCCTCCTACAGCAGCATGGAAGAAGTCGACTAG
- the USP19 gene encoding ubiquitin carboxyl-terminal hydrolase 19 isoform X4 codes for MSSSTNVPGQRRVSRGLDDATNKKKQKDRANQESKEVSRPELEQAETAQEKDSEEELLLDWKQNADEIIIKLNLGSGALKVEDVRADFTDTDCVVRLPDGRQWSCQFYEEIEGSCSKIQCKKGNFLQLVLQKKIPLHHWSSLLKKRKDGSKELAKGTACWENGKEKAASIELTPEEPRAEGTEPPRSRREPSNPKRAPGRSEALGGKSPASPGTQSGPSAKRAVYLKVAPTEEEPNARVTGNTEPGKGHSGRASSRRNGRANQVDAPAALADLALPFEKAVVLAKETVPVEMPPLAATTEVFPHRVAACVEKRVLQPGSPTEALRSRDCLPILGESSKAIPVATPPMGRDGEKRDWSKEDVALEAAADEPEPFVSLTFVKNDSYEKGNDLVVVHVYVKEIHKETSKVLFREQDFTLVFQTSDTNFLRLHPGCGPHTVFRWQVKLRNLIEPDQCTYNFTVSRIDVCLKKRQSQRWGGLEAPATRGAVGGAKVAMPTGPTPLDKNPPGSNQHPLSSKEEARTSDKEKPRVEDGALDGVAAHTPPEHLAVKQEPHIPSPKPTCMVPPMTHSPVSAESVEDDEDEDEKKKVCLPGFTGLVNLGNTCFMNSVIQSLSNTRELRDYFHDRSFESEINYNNPLGTGGRLAIGFAMLLRALWKGTHHAFQPSKLKAIVASKASQFTGYAQHDAQEFMAFLLDGLHEDLNRIQNKPYTETVDSDGRPDEVVAEEAWQRHKMRNDSFIVDLFQGQYKSKLVCPVCSKVSITFDPFLYLPVPLPQKQKVLTVYYFAKEPHKKPIKFLVSISKENSSAMEVLDSVAHSVRVKPENLRLAEVIKNHFHRIFLPSNSLDTVSPTDLLLCFEVLSPELAKERVVELQVQQRPQVPSGPVAKCAACQKKQLPEDEKLKRCTRCYRVGYCNVTCQKTHWPDHKASCRPENIGFPFLISVPESRLTYARLAQLLEGYARYSVSVFQPPFQLGRMSPEQGLQPLHSDKLEPLAKSSCAAATSAPELGDGDRVSSLLQEPPLSPAVPELQPEMGDTTPVRSKVLTARSSLLSLDSGFSEHMESQGDSCCEKEPSYERALKPEAAIPGYQHTPDSLSARATQFYINKIDAANREQKLEDKGDTPLDLTDDCSLALVWKNNERLKEFVLVESKELECVEDPGSASEAARAGHFTLEQCLNLFTKPEVLAPEEAWYCPKCKQHREASKQLMLWRLPNVLIIQLKRFSFRSFIWRDKINDMVDFPVRSLDLSKFCIGRKGEQQLPMYDLYAVINHYGGMIGGHYTAYARLPNDKNSQRSDAGWRLFDDSTVTTVDESQVVTRYAYVLFYRRRNSPVERPLPGHPSDHRAERTPSAEAAASQGLPPVPFGSGLPPEGAPPLAAEGLPERFTSPAERPAPSYSSMEEVD; via the exons ATGTCCAGCAGCACAAATGTCCCTGGCCAGAGGAGAGTGTCTCGGGGCTTGGATGATGCCACCAAcaagaagaagcagaaggatCGAGCCAATCAGGAAAGCAAGGAAG TGTCTCGCCCTGAGCTTGAGCAGGCTGAGACTGCCCAGGAGAAGGACTCAGAGGAGG agctgctgctggactggAAGCAGAATGCCGATGAGATCATTATCAAGCTGAACTTGGGCAGTGGAGCTCTCAAGGTGGAGGATGTACGTGCTGATTTCACTGACACGGACTGTGTGGTCAGACTACCAG ACGGGCGCCAGTGGAGCTGTCAGTTCTATGAGGAGATTGAGGGCTCCTGCAGCAAGATCCAGTGCAAGAAGGGCAACTTTCTACAGCTTGTGCTTCAGAAGAAGATCCCACTCCATCACTGGTCTTCGCTTCTG aagaaaaggaaagacgGATCCAAAGAACTGGCCAAAGGGACTGCATGCTGGGAGAACGGGAAGGAGAAGGCTGCTTCTATAGAACTGACCCCTGAAGAGCCAAGGGCTGAAGGCACAGAGCCACCAAGATCCCGGCGAGAGCCCTCCAACCCCAAGCGTGCCCCAGGACGAAGTGAGGCCCTGGGAGGGAaaagcccagccagcccaggaacACAGAGTGGCCCCAGCGCCAAACGGGCAGTATACCTCAAAGTGGCTCCCACTGAAGAGGAGCCGAACGCCAGAGTCACCGGGAACACGGAGCCTGGCAAAGGGCACAGCGGGAGGGCCAGCAGCCGCCGCAACGGCAGAGCCAACCAGGTCGATGCGCCTGCGGCCCTTGCAGACCTCGCGCTGCCATTCGAGAAG GCTGTGGTTTTGGCCAAAGAGACTGTTCCCGTGGAGATGCCACCCCTTGCAGCTACCACAGAGGTGTTTCCCCACCGTGTTGCTGCCTGTGTTGAGAAGAGagtcctgcagccaggcagccctACTGAGGCCTTGCGGAGCCGGGACTGCCTGCCTATCCTGGGAGAGAGCTCTAAGGCCATCCCAGTGGCCACCCCTCCCATGGGCAGAGATGGTGAGAAGAGGGACTGGTCCAAGGAAGATGTGGCTCTGGAAGCCGCAGCTGATG AGCCAGAGCCTTTTGTAAGCCTGACCTTTGTCAAGAATGACTCGTATGAGAAGGGCAATGATCTGGTAGTGGTGCATGTCTATGTGAAGGAGATCCACAAGGAGACATCCAAGGTGTTGTTCCGGGAGCAAGACTTCACACTAGTGTTCCAGACAAG TGATACAAACTTCCTTCGTCTCCATCCTGGCTGTGGGCCCCACACAGTGTTCCGGTGGCAGGTGAAGCTCAG GAACCTTATTGAGCCGGACCAGTGCACATACAACTTCACGGTGTCTCGCATTGATGTCTGCCTGAAGAAACGCCAGAGCCAGCGCTGGGGGGGGCTGGAGGCTCCAGCCACACGAG GTGCAGTGGGTGGTGCAAAGGTTGCCATGCCTACAGGCCCTACCCCTCTGGATAAGAACCCTCCGGGCAGTAACCAGCACCCCCTCTCCAGCAAGGAAGAGGCCCGAACCAGTGACAAAGAGAAGCCGCGTGTGGAAGATGGGGCTCTGGATGGCGTGGCAGCCCATACGCCCCCAGAGCACTTGGCAGTGAAGCAAGAGCCACACATTCCTTCG CCCAAACCAACATGTATGGTGCCACCTATGACACACAGCCCGGTGAGTGCTGAGAGCGTGGAGGAcgatgaggatgaggatgagaaGAAGAAGGTCTGCCTGCCTGGCTTCACGGGGCTAGTGAACCTGGGCAACACCTGCTTCATGAACAGTGTCATCCAGTCCTTGTCGAACACCAGGGAGCTGCGTGACTATTTCCATG ATCGATCCTTTGAGTCTGAAATCAACTATAACAACCCGCTGGGGACGGGTGGACGCCTGGCCATTGGCTTTGCCATGCTGCTCAGAGCACTATGGAAGGGCACACACCATGCCTTCCAGCCCTCTAAACTGAAG GCAATTGTGGCCAGCAAGGCCAGCCAGTTCACTGGCTATGCCCAGCATGATGCTCAGGAGTTCATGGCCTTCCTGCTTGATGGCCTGCATGAGGACCTCAACCGCATCCAGAACAAGCCCTACACAGAGACTGTTGACTCGGATGGGAGGCCTGATGAG GTGGTAGCTGAGGAAGCTTGGCAGCGACACAAGATGAGGAACGACTCATTCATAGTAGACCTCTTCCAGGGCCAGTACAAATCCAAGCTTGTGTGCCCAGTGTGCTCCAAG GTGTCTATTACCTTTGACCCCTTCCTGTACCTCCCCGTGCCGCTCCCACAGAAGCAAAAGGTGCTGACTGTCTACTACTTTGCAAAGGAGCCACACAAGAAACCCATCAAG TTCCTCGTGAGTATCAGCAAGGAGAACTCCAGTGCCATGGAAGTACTTGACTCAGTGGCCCACAGCGTGCGCGTGAAACCAGAGAACCTGCGCCTGGCAGAG GTGATCAAGAATCACTTCCACCGCATATTCCTGCCATCTAACTCACTAGACACAGTCTCGCCAACGGacctgctgctttgctttgaggtgctgtccccagagctggccAAGGAGCGTGTGGTGGAGCTTCAAGTCCAGCAG CGTCCGCAGGTGCCCAGCGGCCCTGTCGCCAAGTGTGCGGCCTGCCAGAAGAAGCAGCTGCCAGAGGATGAGAAACTCAAGCGCTGCACGAGGTGCTATCGCGTCGGTTACTGCAATGT GACATGTCAGAAAACACACTGGCCAGACCACAAGGCTTCGTGCCGTCCCGAGAACATCGGTTTCCCCTTCCTCATCAGTGTGCCCGAGTCCCGCCTCACCTACGCCCGCCtggcccagctgctggagggctATGCAAG GTACTCAGTCAGCGTGTTCCAGCCTCCATTCCAGTTGGGCCGGATGTCGCCGGAGCAGGGactgcagcctctgcactcaGACAAGCTGGAGCCCCTGGccaagagcagctgtgcagcagccacctctgcccctgagctgggagatggggacagggtttccagcctcctgcaggagcccccGCTCTCACCAGCTGTGCCTGAACTGCAGCCAGAGATGGGGGATACTACCCCTGTCCGGAGCAAGGTCCTGACAGCCAGGAGTTCCCTGCTGAGCTTGGATTCTGGGTTCTCTGAGCACATGGAGTCTCAGGGTGACAGCTGTTGTGAGAAGGAGCCGTCCTATGAAAGAGCCCTCAAGCCAGAAG CTGCCATCCCTGGGTACCAACACACTCCAGACTCACTGAGCGCCCGCGCCACACAGTTCTACATCAATAAGATTGACGCTGCCAACCGAGAGCAGAAGCTGGAAGATAAAG GTGACACGCCCCTGGATCTGACAGATGACTGCTCCCTTGCCCTGGTGTGGAAGAACAATGAGCGCCTCAAGGAATTCGTCTTGGTAGAATCCAAGGAGTTGGAGTGTGTGGAGGATCCAGGCTCAGCCAGTGAAGCAGCCCGGGCCGGCCACTTCACCCTGGAGCAGTGCCTCAATCTCTTCACAAAGCCTGAAGTCCTGGCCCCGGAGGAAGCGTG GTACTGCCCCAAATGCAAGCAGCACCGCGAGGCTTCCAAGCAGCTGATGCTGTGGCGGCTTCCCAACGTCCTCATTATCCAGCTCAAGCGCTTCTCCTTCCGCAGCTTTATTTGGAGGGACAAGATCAATGACATGGTGGACTTCCCCGTCCG GAGCCTGGACCTGAGCAAGTTCTGCATTGGTCGGAAGGGCGAGCAGCAGCTGCCAATGTATGACCTGTATGCTGTGATCAACCACTATGGAGGCATGATTGGAGGGCACTACACAGCGTACGCCCGCCTGCCCAATGACAAGAACAGCCAGCGCAGCGACGCGG gCTGGCGGCTCTTCGATGACAGCACAGTCACCACCGTGGATGAGAGCCAGGTGGTGACCAGATACGCGTATGTCCTCTTCTACCGCCGGAGGAACTCTCCTGTGGAGAGGCCCCTGCCAGGGCATCCCTCAGACCACCGCGCCGAGCGCACCCCCTCTGCCgaagctgctgccagccag GGACTGCCCCCGGTGCCGTTCGGATCCGGCCTGCCCCCCGAAGGAGCCCCGCCGCTGGCTGCGGAAGGCCTCCCTGAGCGTTTCACCAGCCCCGCTGAGCGCCCAGCCCCCTCCTACAGCAGCATGGAAGAAGTCGACTAG